One Hypomesus transpacificus isolate Combined female chromosome 6, fHypTra1, whole genome shotgun sequence DNA segment encodes these proteins:
- the LOC124468815 gene encoding pro-opiomelanocortin B-like, translating to MVCVSWLLTVTAVVFVCSPRVWAQCWDRPYCKDLSSLDKILECVHLCRSEVQTKSQEPSSAEQLSTEESFSLGILLAALASGEMALEPEPQLRSEERRSYSMEHFRWGKPGGRKRRPIKVFALEGGDSSEGFPLEARRQLNSVEDGGQGSRGRASPKAPSQLGLQAKKDTPYRMSHFRWGTPPAVKRHGSFVMPWEQSHEPLLSLLKNVIVNKEP from the exons ATGGTTTGTGTGTCGTGGCTGTTGACTGTGACGGcagtggtgtttgtgtgcagccCCAGGGTCTGGGCTCAGTGCTGGGACCGCCCCTACTGCAAAGATCTTAGCTCACTGGACAAAATACTG GAGTGTGTTCACCTGTGCAGGTCTGAGGTCCAGACCAAGTCCCAAGAGCCCAGCTCGGCCGAGCAGCTGTCCACGGAAGAGAGCTTCTCCCTGGGCATCCTACTGGCTGCCCTGGCCTCTGGCGAGATGGCCCTGGAACCCGAGCCTCAGTTACGCAGTGAGGAGAGGCGCTCCTACTCCATGGAGCACTTCCGCTGGGGCAAGCCCGGCGGCCGCAAACGCCGGCCCATCAAGGTGTTTGCTCTGGAGGGGGGCGATTCCTCCGAGGGCTTCCCTCTGGAGGCCCGTAGGCAGCTGAACAGCGTGGAGGACGGAGGGCAGGGGAGCCGGGGGAGGGCCAGCCCCAAGGCGCCCTCTCAGCTGGGGCTTCAGGCCAAGAAGGATACCCCCTACAGGATGAGTCACTTCCGCTGGGGAACCCCGCCAGCCGTCAAGCGCCACGGGAGCTTTGTGATGCCATGGGAGCAATCCCATGAGCCTCTGCTCTCGTTGTTGAAGAATGTCATCGTCAACAAAGAGCCATAG